Proteins from one Cydia fagiglandana chromosome 13, ilCydFagi1.1, whole genome shotgun sequence genomic window:
- the LOC134670148 gene encoding CUE domain-containing protein 1, protein MASTMQLEFTQAMTDFKTMFPDMDDDVIEAVLRANQGAVDATIDQLLAMSTDNQNERLRLEMERVEGASPRRPRRSSRPQRNGEDNDTTALVDIDDDSVPLAVRRKWVPRMLGPLPPMFLRIPPGTDARIDLSLDMDDDRIATFLQNEEFMAELRWNQEFMAALDSEQGKTKGDDEADFKERLKNMGKLSRKKFAQLSRMFSRSSSASRRSGGARAPPRGPPDSLLLQEEHSDDEDHHRPHKV, encoded by the exons ATGGCGTCCACGATGCAGCTGGAGTTCACCCAGGCGATGACGGATTTTAAGACGATGTTCCCGGACATGGACGACGACGTGATCGAGGCGGTGCTGCGCGCGAACCAGGGCGCCGTGGACGCCACCATCGATCAGCTGCTGGCGATGAGTACCGACAACCAGAACGAGAGGTTGCGGCTGGAGATGGAGAGGGTGGAGGGTGCGAGCCCGCGCAGGCCGCGCCGCTCCTCGCGCCCGCAGCGCAACGGCGAAGACAACGACACCACGGCACTCGT AGACATCGACGACGACTCAGTACCTCTAGCCGTACGAAGGAAATGGGTACCGCGAATGCTTGGTCCTTTACCGCCCATGTTTCTACGCATACCACCTGGCACTGACGCGCGGATAGACCTGAGTTTGGACATGGACGACGATCGCATAGCCACGTTTCTGCAGAATGAGGAGTTCATGGCTGAACTCAGGTGGAACCAGGAGTTCATGGCGGCGTTGGATAGTGAGCAGGGGAAGACGAAGGGCGATGACGAAGCGGATTTTAAGGAGCGGCTTAAGAATATGGGGAAAC TATCGCGCAAGAAGTTCGCACAACTGTCGCGCATGTTCTCACGCAGCTCGAGCGCGTCGCGGCGCTCAGGCGGTGCGCGCGCGCCTCCGCGCGGTCCGCCCGACAGCCTGCTGCTGCAGGAGGAACACAGCGACGATGAAGACCATCACCGGCCACACAAGGTTTAA